The genomic region TGACGCAGATCCAGATACAGATTCGGATTAAGCAGATGGTTTTAATAGAGCGGCTCCTTGTACTGAACAATGAGTATTTATTTGCAGCAAAATTTTGACTAATCAATATTTTATGATAATCCAGATTGTTAgcttttagattttttttttttttttttttttaggggagGCCATATCACAAATTTGCTTAACAATAAAACAGGTTAAATGTTATCCACATGGACAATTAGAACAAATCTTTTGTGTTGGGTTGTGCTCTTTCTTGACACgatttactcaatcatgtacTCATTTTCCACAATTGTCCCTCTCATATTTTCACCCACTCTCCCACCCTTTCAAAAAGATACCATAAATTACAAATCTCAAacctccatcaccaccacctgCTGTCGCCACCCATTTGCACCGCTCCTCCCCTCGCCGGACAACCACTACCACTGCATCCCCTCCATTCTCCCTACCTCATTGGTCCCTTAACCATCATATTGTCACCCCTCGCTATtctattctctctctctctctctctcttcgtCGCCCACCCCCGTGCTACCACTGCCCACCAGCAGTCGCGCATCTCCCCACGCCACCACCACCTCTTGCCTACCATCAGCACTCGCGCATTCTCATGCGCATCCGCCAGATCTTGCCTGCCACTACCCTTTCTCACAAACTCTAATTGAAAAAAATCAGAATCCTAATCGGAAAAAATATCAGAGGAAACATTATGAAAAACGTTCATGATTAAGCAAATTATGTCCCTGGAAGAGCGGTGACGTTTGTTTTTCCCAATGAAATCTCCGTATTTTATTTCTCCCACATAAACATATTTGATCGGTTTTCGCGCACACACACAAAAACATACTTAACCGATCTTAAGCTTAAGAAAGAAATACCGTCTGGTGAGAAGTGTCCTAAAACAAAAGGAAACCGTCTTTGTTTATGACGATCACAAACTTGTGATCTCCCACTTGCCCTTTTATCTCACGTTCAAATGTCGGCGGGCGGGTATACCGGGTCGCCCGCACCCCCCAAGTGATGGGTAAGTGTCCTAAAACAAAATGGGTCATGGGGCGGGGATGGATTTCGCATCTTACCCACCTAATACCCGCCTACCCGTCTTTCATTAAAAAAATTAGTAGGATTATAATaattttataaatcttatttagttatagttaagatataatgataataatagctattttataaagttttttactaatttatttggtgaaaaattaaaattataaaggtaaattaaaaaaaatggaaattaatagTGATTAAAGCAACTTTTATGAAAAAATTTATCTAAAATTATGGTGTAGCTtatagtttttttattttttaggtcATCCTTTGCCGCAGTGAAGGGGTTTAACCCTtgctgttaaaaaaaaaaaaaaaaaaaaaaaaaaggggtttAACCCTAAAACCATCGACACAACCCAAAACCCTGTACTCTTTCATTTCTTCCTGCAGTTCATTCCCAGTACCCCCCACACTGCTACTTAGGTAAACACATTTGCTCTTTCAAATTTCAATGTTTTCATTCACCTTAATATAGTTTATTACTTGTAATTTGCATACAATTGATGTTTAAAATGTCAAATTATCCATTAAAATCACTGTTTTATTTCCTGCAAATTAGGTCAATCGCAACAAAAACATTAAAACCAGTAGCAACAGCAACTGAACTAGTATCAAAACCAAAAACCCAGGAAAAAAGGGACAAAATTTCTTCAGAAAAAGAGGAATCTGTGATTACCCTTTTGAAAAAACATAATTTTACTGATACCCAGATAGCTATTCTTGAAAAAAAAAGTCCTCAGATTTTTAGATTTAAAGTAGAATCAATTCTTGAACCTAAATTGAACTTCCTTAATGAAAATGGGTTTGTGGGTAGTCTTTTAAGTGATGTAATTGTTAAGAATCCATCAATTTTACGGTATAGTTTGGTTAATCAGTTGATTCCGAATTACGAGTATTTGAGAGAGTTGATGAAAATTGATCAGTCCACAAGTGTGGCTGTTGTTAGGAAGGCTCCAAGGATATTGACTAAGGATCTTAGGAAGTTTTTACAGCCTAATATAGATGTTTTGTTAGGGGAAGGAATTCCAATGAGTAATATTTTGAAACTGTTAACTTTGCACCCTACGTCGTTGCTGCAGTCTGTTGATAGGATTCAGTACGGGGTTGCGACTGTTAGAGAGTATGGGGTTGAGCGGAGTGAGAATATGTTTATTTATGCTTTTCGGGTGGTTATGTCGATGACTGAGTCGAATTGGAAGAAGAAAATGGGAATCTTTAAGAGTTTAGGGTGGTCTGATAAAGATATTGCGTCTACCATGGCACATGGACCGTCTTGTTTGGCGTTGTCAGAGGAGAAACTGAGGCGCGCCTTTGAGTTTTTTGTTAAAACTATGGATCTTAAACCGGAGGATGTGATTAATAATCCCATCCTATTTACGTATTCGTTGGATAAAAGGACTATTCCAAGGTGTAAAGTTGTTATGGCATTGAAAGAGGAGAATTTGCTGAAAGACTTGAGTATACCTACATTACTCAGTATGAATGAAGACAAATTCGCTCAAAAGTTCATACTGAAACatccaacccattcttcgagtcTTTGGAATCTCTACCGGGGTGCTGTTCCTGTCTGATTTTGAAGTAAGTCCTATCTACAGTTGAATTCTCTTCAAGTTTTTAGTATATATGTTGATATGTTGATAGCATTAGTAATGTAATGATTGTTGTTGAATCTTTTTGAATTT from Silene latifolia isolate original U9 population chromosome 3, ASM4854445v1, whole genome shotgun sequence harbors:
- the LOC141646759 gene encoding transcription termination factor MTERF8, chloroplastic-like, whose translation is MFKMSNYPLKSLFYFLQIRSIATKTLKPVATATELVSKPKTQEKRDKISSEKEESVITLLKKHNFTDTQIAILEKKSPQIFRFKVESILEPKLNFLNENGFVGSLLSDVIVKNPSILRYSLVNQLIPNYEYLRELMKIDQSTSVAVVRKAPRILTKDLRKFLQPNIDVLLGEGIPMSNILKLLTLHPTSLLQSVDRIQYGVATVREYGVERSENMFIYAFRVVMSMTESNWKKKMGIFKSLGWSDKDIASTMAHGPSCLALSEEKLRRAFEFFVKTMDLKPEDVINNPILFTYSLDKRTIPRCKVVMALKEENLLKDLSIPTLLSMNEDKFAQKFILKHPTHSSSLWNLYRGAVPV